A window of Acidimicrobiales bacterium contains these coding sequences:
- a CDS encoding cytochrome c biogenesis protein CcdA yields the protein MSESVAFAFTAGLVATVNPCGFAMLPAYLSYFLGLEGARGGRDARASVARALAVGGVVSSGFLVVFAVAGTLISAGIRSFVEWVPWVALAIGAGLVVLGVAVLRGYRLAPALPKLERGGRGRGAGSLFVFGVSYALASLSCALPVFLVVAGTVSRVDLLAGIVSFLAYGLGMSLVLVTLTVAIALARQSLVGALRAAMRHVDRVAGVMLIVAGAYIAYYWASDLGRDPGDRTPGVVGVVYDWSSSAASWVDRTGGTRVGLGLAALVGLAVVFVLSRPTSRGASGG from the coding sequence GTGAGCGAGTCCGTCGCCTTCGCGTTCACGGCCGGGCTGGTCGCCACCGTCAACCCGTGCGGGTTCGCCATGCTGCCGGCCTACCTGTCGTACTTCCTCGGCCTCGAGGGGGCGAGGGGCGGGCGCGACGCCAGGGCCAGCGTGGCGAGGGCGCTCGCCGTCGGCGGCGTCGTGTCGAGCGGGTTCCTCGTCGTCTTCGCCGTCGCCGGCACCCTGATCAGCGCCGGCATCCGCTCCTTCGTCGAGTGGGTGCCGTGGGTGGCCCTCGCCATCGGCGCCGGCCTCGTCGTGCTCGGCGTCGCCGTCCTCCGCGGCTACCGGCTGGCCCCCGCGCTGCCCAAGCTGGAGCGGGGCGGGCGGGGCCGGGGCGCCGGCTCCCTGTTCGTGTTCGGCGTGTCCTACGCGCTCGCCTCGCTGTCGTGCGCGCTGCCGGTGTTCCTCGTGGTCGCCGGCACCGTCAGCCGGGTCGACCTGCTCGCCGGCATCGTCTCGTTCCTGGCCTACGGCCTCGGCATGAGCCTCGTGCTCGTGACCCTCACCGTCGCCATCGCCCTCGCCCGCCAGTCGCTCGTCGGGGCGCTGCGGGCGGCCATGCGCCACGTCGACCGGGTCGCCGGCGTGATGCTGATCGTGGCCGGCGCCTACATCGCCTACTACTGGGCGAGCGACCTCGGTCGCGATCCGGGCGACCGCACCCCCGGCGTCGTCGGCGTGGTCTACGACTGGTCCTCGTCGGCGGCCTCGTGGGTCGACCGCACCGGCGGCACCCGCGTGGGCCTCGGCCTCGCCGCCCTCGTCGGCCTGGCCGTCGTGTTCGTGCTCAGCCGCCCGACCAGCCGGGGCGCGAGCGGAGGCTGA
- a CDS encoding WhiB family transcriptional regulator — MFAPLYDEYEDHEDQHEAPAAWREQARCRDGAATLTALFFSEELHDIARAKAVCSKCTVREPCLAGALARREPWGVWGGELVLNGKVLAQKRRRGRPPKHPRPELVVDEVPIPPHLRTA, encoded by the coding sequence GTGTTCGCACCGCTGTACGACGAGTACGAGGACCACGAGGACCAGCACGAGGCGCCGGCCGCGTGGCGCGAGCAGGCCCGCTGCCGGGACGGGGCGGCCACCCTGACCGCGCTGTTCTTCTCCGAGGAGCTCCACGACATCGCCAGGGCCAAGGCCGTGTGCTCGAAGTGCACGGTCAGGGAGCCGTGCCTGGCCGGCGCGCTCGCCCGCCGGGAGCCGTGGGGCGTGTGGGGCGGCGAGCTCGTCCTGAACGGCAAGGTCCTGGCCCAGAAGCGGCGCCGGGGCCGACCACCCAAGCACCCGAGACCCGAGCTCGTGGTCGACGAGGTGCCCATCCCGCCCCACCTGCGCACCGCGTAG
- a CDS encoding acyl-ACP thioesterase domain-containing protein: protein MGPDLVPRPPSGRTFTTERRVRLGDATPGQRLRLDALARYLQDVSSDDTRDAGVSDDGTWIVRRTVIAVQCWPVFAEAIEMTTWCSGLGSRWAERRVSVRGEHGVAVETSTLWVHVDADGLPALLPPRFLEVYGEAARGREVSSRLVHPKPPPDLPTEPWPLRAVDLDVLRHVNNAAYWAVVEEELAARQRALRAPFVAEMEHRSAMLGGDEVSVAVSDDDDERFVLWVLVNGRPRASARITPAS, encoded by the coding sequence GTGGGACCGGACCTGGTGCCGCGGCCACCGAGCGGCCGCACGTTCACGACCGAGCGCCGCGTCCGCCTGGGGGACGCCACCCCCGGCCAGCGGCTCCGCCTCGACGCGCTGGCCCGCTACCTCCAGGACGTGTCCTCGGACGACACGCGCGACGCTGGCGTGTCCGACGACGGCACGTGGATCGTGCGGCGCACGGTGATCGCCGTCCAGTGCTGGCCGGTGTTCGCCGAGGCGATCGAGATGACCACGTGGTGCTCGGGCCTCGGCAGCCGGTGGGCCGAGCGCCGGGTGTCGGTGCGGGGCGAGCACGGCGTGGCGGTGGAGACCTCGACGCTGTGGGTGCACGTGGACGCCGACGGCCTGCCGGCGCTGCTGCCGCCCCGGTTCCTCGAGGTCTACGGCGAGGCGGCCCGCGGCCGGGAGGTGTCGTCCCGGCTCGTGCACCCGAAGCCGCCGCCCGACCTGCCGACGGAGCCGTGGCCGCTCCGGGCCGTCGACCTCGACGTCCTCCGCCACGTGAACAACGCCGCGTACTGGGCCGTGGTCGAGGAGGAGCTGGCCGCCCGGCAGCGGGCCCTGCGGGCGCCGTTCGTGGCCGAGATGGAGCACCGGTCGGCCATGCTCGGCGGCGACGAGGTGTCGGTGGCGGTGAGCGACGACGACGACGAGCGGTTCGTGCTGTGGGTGCTCGTGAACGGCCGGCCGCGGGCGAGCGCCCGGATCACGCCGGCCTCCTAG
- a CDS encoding glycosyltransferase family A protein, which produces MAGAGARLAAGAWLLWRVPVPRPAGGGRGPVAVVVPARDEAAALPELLPGLLAARRPGDEVVVVDDGSADGTADVAAGAGATVVAAPPPPDGWTGKAWACHTGVAATTAPVLVFLDADTRIASGGLDRVVAEHAAAGGLVSVQPYHLVPTAVERLSAVCNVVAMMGTDAFTPLGRRLAPIGAFGPVLVSTRADYATAGGHAAVAGAVLDDVALARRYRAAGLPVTCLGGRGTVSFRMYPGGLPALVEGWSKNLSGGAASTRPVTLVLVVAWVSLLVQAPWWLLTEPVPLGLAAYAAVAAELWWMLRRIGSFGPATAVAFPAPLAAFLAVFARSAVLRTVRRRVRWKGRDVPVRGRGT; this is translated from the coding sequence GTGGCCGGGGCCGGTGCCCGCCTGGCCGCCGGCGCCTGGCTGCTCTGGCGGGTGCCGGTGCCCCGCCCGGCGGGCGGCGGGCGCGGCCCCGTCGCCGTCGTCGTGCCGGCCAGGGACGAGGCCGCCGCCCTGCCCGAGCTGCTGCCCGGGCTGCTCGCCGCCCGGCGGCCGGGCGACGAGGTCGTCGTCGTCGACGACGGGTCGGCGGACGGGACGGCCGACGTGGCGGCCGGGGCCGGCGCGACCGTCGTCGCCGCCCCGCCGCCGCCGGACGGCTGGACGGGCAAGGCGTGGGCCTGCCACACCGGGGTGGCGGCCACGACGGCCCCCGTCCTCGTGTTCCTCGACGCCGACACCCGCATCGCCTCCGGTGGCCTCGACCGGGTGGTGGCCGAGCACGCCGCGGCCGGCGGGCTCGTCTCCGTCCAGCCGTACCACCTCGTGCCCACCGCCGTAGAGCGGCTCTCGGCCGTCTGCAACGTCGTCGCCATGATGGGGACCGACGCCTTCACCCCGCTCGGGCGCCGCCTGGCCCCGATCGGCGCCTTCGGCCCGGTCCTCGTCTCCACGCGGGCGGACTACGCGACCGCCGGCGGGCACGCCGCCGTCGCCGGCGCCGTCCTCGACGACGTCGCCCTCGCCCGCCGCTACCGGGCCGCCGGGCTGCCCGTCACCTGCCTCGGCGGCCGGGGCACGGTGTCGTTCCGCATGTACCCGGGCGGGCTGCCCGCGCTCGTCGAGGGGTGGAGCAAGAACCTGAGCGGCGGGGCGGCCTCGACCCGACCGGTCACCCTCGTGCTCGTCGTCGCCTGGGTGTCGCTGCTCGTGCAGGCCCCGTGGTGGCTGCTGACCGAGCCGGTCCCGCTCGGCCTCGCCGCCTACGCCGCGGTCGCCGCCGAGCTGTGGTGGATGCTGCGCCGCATCGGCTCGTTCGGGCCGGCGACGGCCGTCGCCTTCCCGGCCCCGCTGGCCGCCTTCCTCGCCGTGTTCGCCCGGTCGGCCGTGCTCAGGACGGTGCGGCGCCGGGTGCGGTGGAAGGGGCGGGACGTGCCGGTTCGCGGTCGCGGAACATGA
- the orn gene encoding oligoribonuclease: MLAWMDLEMTGLDPSRHVIVEIASLVTDDELEIVEEGPDLVVHQPADALALMDEVVVEMHTRSGLLPAIRASTVTLDEAGRQTLEFLRRHIPEPRTVPLCGNSIGTDRRFLARYLPDVEDHLHYRSVDVSTLKELCRRWYPGALDHAPPKARAHRALDDIRESVAELRYYRSVMFRDREPARPAPSTAPGAAPS; encoded by the coding sequence GTGCTGGCCTGGATGGACCTCGAGATGACCGGGCTGGACCCGAGCCGCCACGTGATCGTCGAGATCGCCTCGCTCGTCACCGACGACGAGCTGGAGATCGTCGAGGAGGGGCCGGACCTCGTCGTGCACCAGCCGGCCGACGCCCTCGCGCTCATGGACGAGGTCGTGGTCGAGATGCACACCCGCAGCGGGCTGCTCCCGGCCATCCGGGCCTCCACCGTCACCCTCGACGAGGCCGGGCGCCAGACCTTGGAGTTCCTCCGCCGCCACATCCCCGAGCCCCGCACCGTGCCGCTGTGCGGCAACTCGATCGGCACCGACCGCCGCTTCCTCGCCCGCTACCTCCCGGACGTCGAGGACCACCTGCACTACCGGTCGGTCGACGTGTCCACCCTGAAGGAGCTGTGCCGGCGCTGGTACCCCGGCGCCCTCGACCACGCCCCGCCCAAGGCGAGGGCCCACCGCGCCCTCGACGACATCAGGGAGAGCGTCGCCGAGCTGCGCTACTACCGCTCGGTCATGTTCCGCGACCGCGAACCGGCACGTCCCGCCCCTTCCACCGCACCCGGCGCCGCACCGTCCTGA
- the dut gene encoding dUTP diphosphatase, whose translation MLEVPLLRLDADLPVPAYARAGDAGADLVAREGAVLAPGGGRAVVPTGVAVAIPDGWAGFVQPRSGLAARHGVTCLNTPGLIDPGYRGEVMVVLVNTDPVTPYEVRRGDRIAQLVLQRVEQAVFTPVDALPGTDRGGGFGSTGR comes from the coding sequence GTGCTGGAGGTGCCGCTGCTGCGGCTCGACGCCGACCTCCCCGTCCCCGCCTACGCCCGGGCCGGCGACGCCGGCGCCGACCTCGTGGCCAGGGAGGGCGCCGTGCTCGCCCCGGGGGGCGGGCGGGCCGTCGTGCCCACCGGGGTGGCCGTCGCCATCCCCGACGGTTGGGCGGGGTTCGTGCAGCCCCGCAGCGGGCTGGCCGCCCGCCACGGCGTGACCTGCCTGAACACGCCCGGCCTGATCGACCCCGGCTACCGGGGCGAGGTGATGGTCGTGCTGGTGAACACCGACCCGGTGACCCCCTACGAGGTCCGGCGGGGCGACCGCATCGCCCAGCTCGTCCTCCAGCGGGTGGAGCAGGCCGTGTTCACGCCCGTCGACGCCCTCCCCGGCACCGACCGGGGCGGCGGCTTCGGCTCGACCGGCCGCTGA
- a CDS encoding Fur family transcriptional regulator translates to MAGDLHAVVTARLRRDGQRYTAGRRELVDVLLDADRPLSLPEVLGARPDLPQSSAYRNLAVLERAGVVRRVPGPGGFARYELAEELTGHHHHLICSSCGSVTDFTVSRQLERSLGRALERAAGEAGFRPAGHRLDLVGTCRDCG, encoded by the coding sequence GTGGCAGGCGACCTGCACGCGGTCGTCACCGCCCGGCTGCGGCGGGACGGCCAGCGCTACACGGCGGGCCGGCGGGAGCTGGTCGACGTCCTCCTCGACGCGGACCGGCCGCTGTCGCTGCCCGAGGTGCTCGGCGCCCGGCCCGACCTCCCCCAGAGCTCGGCCTACCGCAACCTCGCCGTGCTGGAGCGGGCCGGCGTCGTCCGCCGCGTCCCCGGCCCCGGCGGGTTCGCCCGCTACGAGCTGGCCGAGGAGCTGACCGGCCACCACCACCACCTCATCTGCTCGTCCTGCGGGTCGGTCACCGACTTCACGGTCTCCCGCCAGCTCGAGCGCAGCCTCGGCCGGGCGCTGGAGCGGGCCGCCGGCGAGGCCGGGTTCCGGCCGGCCGGGCACCGCCTCGACCTCGTCGGCACCTGCCGCGACTGCGGCTGA